The Pseudomonas baetica genome includes a region encoding these proteins:
- the murC gene encoding UDP-N-acetylmuramate--L-alanine ligase, with protein MVENQKAMPQPEMRRIRRIHFVGIGGVGMCGIAEVLLNLGYEVSGSDLKASPVTERLESFGAKIFIGHRAENAAAADVLVVSSAVNTSNPEVATALERRIPVVPRAEMLAELMRYRHGIAVAGTHGKTTTTSLIASVFAAGGLDPTFVIGGRLNAAGTNAQLGTSRYLIAEADESDASFLHLQPLVAVVTNIDADHMATYDGDFNKLKKTFVEFLHNLPFYGLAVMCLDDPVVREILPLVKRPTVTYGFSEDADVRAINVRQQGMQTFFTVLRPDREPLEVSVNMPGNHNVLNSLATICIATDEGVSDEAIVQGLSGFQGVGRRFQVYGELPVDGGHVMLVDDYGHHPTEVAAVIKAVRGGWPERRLVMVYQPHRYSRTRDLYDDFVNVLADANVLLLMEVYPAGEEPIPGADSRKLCNSIRQRGQLDPIYIERGVDLAPLVKPLLRAGDILLCQGAGDIGGLAPKLLKSELFAGAVAASVEGKLK; from the coding sequence ATGGTTGAGAATCAGAAAGCCATGCCGCAACCGGAAATGCGCCGCATCCGTCGCATCCACTTCGTCGGTATCGGCGGCGTGGGCATGTGCGGCATCGCCGAGGTGTTGTTGAACCTGGGCTATGAAGTGTCCGGTTCCGACCTGAAAGCTTCGCCGGTGACCGAGCGTCTTGAGTCGTTCGGCGCGAAAATATTTATCGGCCACCGCGCCGAAAACGCTGCTGCCGCCGATGTGCTGGTGGTGTCGAGTGCCGTCAACACCTCCAACCCGGAAGTTGCGACCGCGCTGGAACGCCGCATCCCGGTGGTGCCGCGTGCCGAAATGCTGGCTGAGCTGATGCGCTATCGCCACGGCATCGCCGTCGCCGGTACCCACGGCAAAACCACCACCACCAGCTTGATCGCTTCGGTGTTCGCCGCTGGTGGTCTCGATCCGACCTTCGTCATCGGTGGCCGCCTGAATGCCGCGGGCACCAATGCCCAACTCGGCACCAGCCGTTACCTGATCGCCGAAGCCGACGAGAGCGATGCGAGTTTCCTGCATCTGCAACCGTTGGTGGCCGTGGTCACCAACATCGACGCCGACCACATGGCGACCTACGACGGTGACTTCAACAAACTGAAGAAAACCTTCGTCGAGTTCCTGCACAACCTGCCGTTCTACGGTTTGGCGGTGATGTGCCTGGACGATCCGGTGGTGCGCGAAATCCTGCCGCTGGTCAAACGCCCGACTGTGACCTACGGCTTCAGCGAAGACGCCGACGTGCGCGCGATCAATGTGCGTCAGCAAGGCATGCAGACGTTCTTCACGGTGCTGCGTCCTGACCGCGAGCCGCTGGAAGTCTCGGTGAACATGCCCGGCAACCACAACGTGCTCAATTCCCTGGCGACCATCTGCATCGCCACTGACGAAGGCGTCAGCGATGAAGCCATCGTTCAGGGCCTGTCGGGCTTCCAGGGTGTCGGTCGACGCTTCCAGGTCTACGGCGAACTGCCGGTGGACGGCGGCCACGTGATGTTGGTCGACGACTACGGTCATCACCCGACCGAAGTCGCCGCCGTGATCAAAGCCGTACGCGGTGGCTGGCCGGAGCGTCGTCTGGTGATGGTGTATCAGCCGCACCGTTACAGCCGCACCCGCGACCTGTACGACGACTTCGTCAATGTACTGGCCGACGCCAACGTGCTGCTGCTGATGGAAGTCTACCCGGCCGGCGAAGAGCCAATCCCGGGTGCCGACAGCCGCAAGCTGTGCAACAGCATCCGTCAGCGCGGTCAGCTCGATCCGATCTACATCGAGCGTGGCGTTGATCTGGCGCCGCTGGTCAAGCCGCTGCTGCGTGCCGGCGACATTCTGCTGTGCCAGGGCGCCGGTGATATCGGCGGTCTCGCGCCGAAGTTGTTGAAAAGTGAATTGTTCGCTGGCGCCGTGGCGGCGTCGGTCGAGGGGAAGTTGAAATGA
- the ftsW gene encoding putative lipid II flippase FtsW, which produces MNLRNIIKPYPSPLITGRGIDLDFPMLAGCLALLGLGLIMIASASTEVAAAQSGSPLYYMIRHLIYVVLGLGACIITMMIPIATWQRLGWLMLLGAFGLLIMVIIPGIGREVNGSMRWIGFSFFNVQPSEIAKVFVVIYLAGYLVRRQKEVRESWMGFFKPFIVLLPMAGLLLMEPDFGATVVMMGAAAAMLFLGGVGLFRFSLMVVLAVGAVVLLIQMQPYRMARLTNFADPWADQFGAGYQLSQALIAFGRGEWLGVGLGNSVQKQFYLPEAHTDFVFSVLAEELGAVGSLCTVALFVFVCIRGMYIGLWAEKAKQFFAAYVAYGLSFLWIGQFLINIGVNVGLLPTKGLTLPFLSYGGSSLVICCACLGLLLRIEWESRTHLGSEEMEFHESDFAEEPNHGR; this is translated from the coding sequence ATGAACCTGAGAAATATCATCAAGCCGTACCCGTCGCCGCTGATTACCGGACGCGGCATCGATCTCGACTTCCCGATGCTCGCCGGTTGCCTGGCGCTGCTCGGCCTGGGTCTGATCATGATCGCTTCGGCCTCCACCGAAGTGGCGGCCGCGCAGTCGGGCAGTCCGCTGTATTACATGATCCGCCACCTTATCTATGTGGTGCTGGGATTGGGCGCGTGCATCATCACCATGATGATTCCGATCGCCACCTGGCAACGTCTCGGCTGGTTGATGCTGCTCGGTGCATTTGGCCTGCTGATCATGGTGATCATCCCGGGGATCGGCCGTGAGGTTAACGGTTCGATGCGCTGGATCGGTTTCAGCTTCTTCAACGTGCAGCCGTCGGAGATCGCCAAGGTATTCGTGGTGATTTACCTCGCCGGTTATCTGGTGCGTCGCCAGAAAGAAGTGCGCGAGAGCTGGATGGGTTTCTTCAAGCCGTTCATCGTGCTGCTGCCAATGGCCGGCCTGTTGCTGATGGAGCCGGACTTCGGCGCCACCGTAGTGATGATGGGCGCCGCGGCGGCGATGCTGTTCCTTGGCGGGGTCGGCCTGTTCCGCTTCTCGCTGATGGTGGTGCTGGCGGTCGGGGCCGTGGTGTTGTTGATTCAGATGCAGCCGTATCGAATGGCGCGTCTGACCAACTTCGCTGACCCGTGGGCGGACCAGTTCGGTGCCGGTTACCAGTTGTCGCAAGCCTTGATCGCGTTTGGTCGCGGTGAATGGCTGGGCGTGGGCCTGGGCAACAGCGTGCAGAAGCAGTTCTACCTGCCGGAAGCGCACACCGATTTCGTGTTCTCGGTATTGGCCGAAGAGCTCGGCGCCGTGGGCTCGCTGTGCACCGTGGCGCTGTTCGTGTTCGTGTGTATTCGCGGCATGTACATCGGCTTGTGGGCCGAGAAGGCCAAACAGTTTTTTGCCGCGTATGTGGCTTACGGCCTGTCGTTCCTGTGGATTGGTCAGTTCCTGATCAACATCGGTGTGAACGTCGGCCTGCTGCCAACCAAGGGTCTGACCTTGCCGTTCCTCAGTTATGGCGGCAGTTCGTTGGTGATCTGCTGTGCCTGTCTTGGCTTGTTGCTGAGGATCGAGTGGGAGAGTCGAACCCACCTGGGCAGTGAAGAGATGGAATTCCATGAGAGCGACTTCGCTGAGGAGCCGAATCATGGACGCTAA
- the mraY gene encoding phospho-N-acetylmuramoyl-pentapeptide-transferase: protein MLLLLAEYLQQFYKGFAVFQYLTLRGILGVLTALVLSLCYGPWMIRTLQNRQIGQSVRNDGPQSHLSKSGTPTMGGALILSSIGVSTLLWADLSNRYVWTVLLVTLLFGAIGWVDDYRKVIEKNSRGLPSRWKYFWQSVFGLGAAIFLYMTAATPVETTLILPMLKDYSIPLGFGFIVLTYFVIVGSSNAVNLTDGLDGLAIMPTVMVGGGLGIFCYLSGNVKFAEYLLIPYVPGAGELIVFCGALIGAGLGFLWFNTYPAQVFMGDVGALALGAALGTIAVIVRQEIVLFIMGGVFVMETLSVVIQVASFKLTGRRVFRMAPIHHHFELKGWPEPRVIVRFWIITVILVLIGLATLKLR from the coding sequence ATGCTGCTGCTGCTAGCGGAGTATCTGCAACAGTTCTACAAAGGCTTCGCGGTCTTCCAGTACCTGACCCTGCGCGGGATCCTCGGTGTGCTGACCGCGCTGGTTTTGTCGCTGTGCTATGGCCCGTGGATGATCCGCACTTTGCAGAACCGGCAGATCGGTCAATCCGTGCGTAACGACGGCCCGCAATCGCACCTGTCCAAGTCGGGTACACCGACCATGGGCGGCGCACTGATTCTGTCTTCGATCGGCGTCAGCACCTTGCTCTGGGCTGATCTGAGCAACCGTTATGTCTGGACCGTGCTGCTGGTGACCCTGCTGTTCGGCGCCATCGGTTGGGTCGACGATTACCGTAAAGTCATCGAGAAGAACTCCCGTGGCCTGCCGAGCCGCTGGAAGTATTTCTGGCAATCGGTGTTTGGCCTCGGCGCGGCGATCTTCCTTTATATGACTGCTGCTACTCCGGTGGAAACCACACTGATCCTGCCGATGCTCAAGGACTACAGCATTCCGCTGGGCTTTGGCTTCATTGTGCTGACTTACTTCGTGATCGTCGGTTCGAGCAACGCGGTCAACCTGACTGACGGCCTCGACGGTCTGGCGATCATGCCAACCGTGATGGTCGGCGGTGGCCTGGGCATTTTCTGCTACCTGTCGGGTAACGTGAAATTCGCCGAATACCTGCTGATTCCTTATGTACCGGGTGCGGGTGAACTGATCGTGTTCTGCGGTGCGCTGATCGGTGCCGGTCTGGGCTTCCTCTGGTTTAACACCTACCCGGCCCAAGTCTTCATGGGCGACGTCGGTGCACTGGCACTCGGCGCAGCCCTGGGCACCATCGCGGTGATCGTCCGCCAGGAAATCGTCCTGTTCATCATGGGCGGTGTGTTCGTGATGGAAACCCTGTCAGTCGTCATTCAGGTTGCGTCCTTTAAGCTGACCGGTCGCCGTGTATTCCGCATGGCACCGATACACCACCACTTTGAACTCAAGGGCTGGCCCGAGCCGCGCGTGATCGTCCGTTTCTGGATCATCACCGTGATTCTCGTGTTGATCGGCCTTGCCACCCTGAAGCTGAGGTAG
- the murD gene encoding UDP-N-acetylmuramoyl-L-alanine--D-glutamate ligase: MSLIASDHFRIVVGLGKSGMSLVRFLANRGTSFAVADTRENPPELATLKRDYPHVEVRCGELDVEFLCRADELYVSPGLALATPALQAAAARGVKLSGDIELFARNAKAPIVAISGSNAKSTVTTLVGEMAAAAGKRVAVGGNLGTPALDLLSDDVELYVMELSSFQLETTDQLNAEVATVLNISEDHMDRYSGLPAYHLAKHRIFRGAKQFVVNRQDALTRPLMGEGQPCWTFGLSKPDFKAFGIREEDGEKYLAFEFQNLMPVRELKIRGAHNQSNALAALALGHAVGLPFDAMLAALRTFAGLEHRCQWVRDLDGVAYYNDSKATNVGAALAAIEGLGADIDGKVILIAGGDGKGAEFNDLRDPVAANCRAVILMGRDSDKIGAAIGDGVPLIRATSLVDAVAQCRAAAQPGDVVLLSPACASFDMFKNYEDRGHQFVRAVEELA, from the coding sequence GTGTCTCTGATCGCTTCTGACCACTTCCGCATCGTTGTCGGCCTCGGCAAGAGCGGCATGTCCCTGGTTCGCTTCCTGGCGAACCGGGGCACGTCGTTTGCCGTGGCAGACACGCGGGAAAATCCACCGGAACTGGCCACGCTCAAGCGTGACTATCCGCACGTGGAAGTGCGTTGTGGCGAGCTGGACGTCGAATTTCTGTGCCGTGCCGATGAGCTCTACGTGAGCCCCGGCCTGGCGCTGGCGACCCCGGCCCTGCAAGCCGCTGCGGCCCGTGGCGTGAAACTGTCCGGTGACATCGAGCTGTTCGCGCGTAACGCGAAGGCGCCGATTGTGGCCATCAGTGGTTCCAACGCGAAAAGCACCGTCACCACCCTGGTCGGCGAGATGGCGGCTGCGGCCGGCAAACGCGTGGCGGTGGGCGGCAATCTCGGTACCCCGGCGCTGGATCTGCTCAGCGACGACGTCGAGTTGTACGTGATGGAGTTGTCGAGCTTTCAGCTGGAAACCACCGATCAGCTCAACGCTGAAGTGGCGACCGTGCTGAACATCAGCGAAGACCACATGGATCGCTACAGCGGTCTGCCGGCGTACCACCTGGCCAAGCACCGGATCTTCCGTGGTGCGAAGCAGTTCGTGGTCAACCGTCAGGACGCGCTGACCCGGCCGCTGATGGGCGAGGGCCAGCCGTGCTGGACCTTCGGTTTGAGCAAGCCTGATTTCAAGGCATTCGGTATCCGTGAGGAAGATGGCGAGAAGTATCTGGCCTTCGAATTCCAGAACCTGATGCCGGTACGCGAGCTGAAAATTCGTGGCGCGCACAACCAGTCCAACGCACTGGCGGCGCTGGCGCTCGGCCATGCGGTCGGCCTGCCGTTCGACGCGATGCTGGCGGCCCTGCGCACCTTCGCCGGTCTCGAACATCGCTGCCAGTGGGTGCGTGATCTGGACGGCGTCGCTTACTACAACGATTCCAAAGCCACCAACGTTGGCGCCGCACTGGCGGCCATCGAAGGCCTGGGTGCGGACATCGACGGCAAGGTCATTCTGATCGCCGGTGGTGATGGCAAAGGTGCCGAGTTCAACGACCTGCGTGATCCGGTGGCAGCCAACTGCCGCGCCGTGATCCTGATGGGCCGCGACTCCGACAAGATCGGCGCGGCCATCGGCGATGGCGTGCCACTGATTCGCGCAACCTCCCTGGTTGATGCTGTCGCGCAATGCCGCGCTGCCGCCCAACCGGGTGACGTGGTGCTGCTGTCGCCGGCCTGTGCCAGTTTCGACATGTTCAAGAATTACGAAGACCGTGGTCACCAGTTCGTCCGCGCCGTGGAGGAATTGGCATGA
- a CDS encoding cell division protein FtsQ/DivIB, which translates to MQGAQLRHQPPAPGRKPVPRGASRMVAKEPMSARLPKANFGFLKSLFWPVLLVVLGFGTYEGAQRLLPYADRPITKIAVQGDLSYISQQAVQQRIAPFVAASFFTIDLASMRKELEQMPWIAHAEVRRVWPDQVVIRLEEQLPVARWGDESLLNNQGQAFTPRELANYEHLPQLFGPQRAQQQVMQQYQVLSQMLRPLGFSIARLELRERGSWFLTTGAGSSGPGIELLLGRGNLVEKMRRFIAIYDKTLKEQITNIARIDLRYANGLAVGWREPVAPTTAQPAVAKN; encoded by the coding sequence ATGCAAGGCGCTCAGCTCCGACATCAGCCTCCCGCACCCGGCCGCAAGCCGGTGCCGCGGGGTGCCAGCCGAATGGTGGCGAAAGAGCCGATGTCCGCGCGCCTGCCGAAAGCCAACTTCGGTTTTCTGAAAAGCCTGTTCTGGCCAGTGCTGCTGGTGGTGCTCGGCTTCGGTACTTATGAAGGCGCGCAGCGTTTGCTGCCGTACGCCGACCGGCCGATCACCAAGATCGCCGTGCAGGGCGACCTGAGCTACATCAGCCAGCAAGCGGTGCAGCAGCGGATCGCCCCTTTTGTGGCGGCGAGCTTCTTTACCATCGATCTGGCGAGCATGCGCAAGGAGCTTGAGCAAATGCCCTGGATCGCCCACGCCGAAGTGCGTCGGGTGTGGCCGGATCAAGTGGTGATCCGCCTCGAAGAGCAACTGCCGGTGGCGCGTTGGGGCGACGAGTCGTTGCTGAACAACCAGGGCCAGGCGTTTACGCCAAGGGAGCTGGCGAACTACGAACACCTGCCACAGCTGTTCGGCCCACAACGGGCCCAGCAGCAAGTGATGCAGCAGTACCAGGTGCTGAGCCAGATGCTGCGGCCGTTGGGCTTCTCGATTGCACGCCTGGAATTGCGTGAACGCGGGAGCTGGTTCCTGACTACCGGTGCCGGCAGTTCCGGCCCCGGCATCGAGTTGCTGTTGGGACGCGGCAACCTGGTGGAAAAGATGCGCCGCTTTATCGCCATCTATGACAAGACGCTCAAAGAACAGATTACGAACATTGCGCGCATCGATCTGCGCTACGCCAACGGCCTCGCTGTTGGCTGGCGGGAACCAGTAGCGCCGACGACAGCCCAACCCGCTGTCGCAAAGAATTAA
- a CDS encoding D-alanine--D-alanine ligase, protein MTAAYAKLFSTIAPKDFGRVAVLFGGLSAEREVSLKSGNAVLEALQSAGVDAFGIDVGDDFLQRLLSEKIDRAFIILHGRGGEDGSMQGLLECAGIPYTGSGILASALAMDKLRTKQVWHSLGIPTPRHAVLCSEADCISAATELGFPLIVKPAHEGSSIGMAKVSSASELIDAWKAASTYDSQVLVEQWIQGPEFTIATLRDQVLPPIALGTPHTFYDYDAKYIANDTQYRIPCGLDADKEQELMDLTAKACEALGIAGWGRADVMQDADGQFWFLEVNTAPGMTDHSLVPMAARAAGLDFQQLVLAILAASVEGAVTQEARG, encoded by the coding sequence ATGACTGCTGCCTACGCCAAGCTGTTTTCCACTATCGCGCCGAAAGACTTCGGCCGCGTCGCCGTGCTCTTTGGCGGTCTGAGTGCCGAGCGTGAGGTTTCGCTGAAATCCGGTAACGCCGTGCTCGAGGCGCTGCAAAGCGCTGGCGTGGACGCGTTCGGCATCGACGTTGGCGATGATTTTCTGCAGCGTCTGCTCAGCGAAAAAATCGACCGCGCTTTCATCATCCTCCACGGTCGTGGCGGTGAAGACGGCAGCATGCAGGGCCTGCTCGAATGCGCGGGTATCCCGTATACCGGCAGCGGCATTCTCGCTTCGGCACTGGCGATGGACAAACTGCGCACCAAACAGGTCTGGCACAGCCTCGGGATTCCGACGCCGCGTCACGCCGTGTTGTGCAGCGAAGCCGATTGTATTTCGGCAGCGACGGAACTGGGCTTCCCTTTGATCGTCAAACCGGCGCATGAAGGTTCAAGTATCGGGATGGCCAAAGTGAGTTCTGCGTCCGAGTTGATCGACGCATGGAAAGCGGCCAGTACCTACGATTCGCAAGTCTTGGTTGAGCAATGGATTCAAGGTCCGGAGTTCACCATCGCCACCCTGCGTGACCAGGTGTTGCCTCCAATCGCCCTGGGTACACCGCACACGTTCTACGACTACGACGCCAAGTACATCGCCAACGATACCCAGTACCGCATTCCGTGCGGCCTGGACGCGGACAAAGAACAGGAACTCATGGATCTCACGGCCAAGGCCTGTGAGGCGCTGGGTATCGCCGGTTGGGGCAGGGCGGACGTGATGCAGGACGCCGACGGGCAGTTCTGGTTCCTGGAAGTGAACACTGCACCGGGCATGACCGATCACAGTCTGGTGCCGATGGCGGCCCGTGCGGCCGGTCTGGATTTCCAGCAACTGGTGCTGGCCATTCTGGCCGCCAGTGTTGAAGGCGCGGTAACCCAAGAGGCGCGAGGTTAA
- the murG gene encoding undecaprenyldiphospho-muramoylpentapeptide beta-N-acetylglucosaminyltransferase produces MDANVLIMAGGTGGHVFPALACAREFQARGYTVHWLGTPRGIENELVPAAGLQLHRINATGLRGKGKLSLLKAPFMLLKSVWQARAIIRRLKPVCVVGFGGYVTGPGGLAAKLAGVPVIVHEQNAVAGTANRLLVPFAARVCEAFPDTFTLSDSRRTTGNPVRSELFLDTLRPALAGRKARLLILGGSLGAEPLNKLLPEALAQVAADLRPEVFHQAGKNHDEVTAERYRAAGVEAQVQPFIKDMAQAYGWADLVVCRAGALTISELAAAGLPSMLVPLPHAIDDHQTRNADYLAREGAAFLMPQRTTGAADLAARLTEVLMQPQRLEEMAQAARRLAKPDATRSVVDTCLEVVHG; encoded by the coding sequence ATGGACGCTAACGTATTGATCATGGCCGGCGGAACCGGCGGCCACGTATTCCCTGCACTGGCTTGTGCCCGCGAGTTTCAGGCACGCGGCTACACCGTGCACTGGCTCGGCACGCCACGCGGAATCGAAAACGAGCTGGTTCCGGCCGCCGGGCTGCAATTGCACCGAATCAACGCCACCGGCCTGCGCGGCAAGGGCAAGCTGTCGCTGCTCAAAGCGCCGTTCATGCTGCTCAAATCGGTATGGCAGGCGCGGGCGATCATTCGTCGTCTGAAACCGGTGTGCGTGGTCGGCTTCGGTGGTTATGTGACTGGGCCCGGTGGCCTCGCCGCGAAACTGGCCGGTGTGCCCGTGATCGTTCACGAGCAGAACGCTGTCGCCGGCACCGCCAATCGGTTGCTGGTGCCGTTCGCCGCCCGAGTGTGTGAAGCGTTCCCCGACACCTTTACTCTGTCGGACAGCCGCCGTACCACCGGCAATCCGGTGCGCAGCGAGCTGTTCCTCGACACATTGCGACCTGCTCTGGCAGGGCGCAAAGCGCGTTTGCTGATCCTGGGCGGAAGCCTGGGCGCAGAACCGTTGAACAAATTGCTGCCTGAAGCCCTGGCCCAAGTCGCTGCCGATTTGCGTCCGGAAGTGTTTCATCAGGCCGGCAAAAACCACGATGAAGTGACTGCAGAGCGCTACCGCGCCGCCGGCGTGGAAGCGCAGGTGCAGCCATTCATCAAAGACATGGCCCAGGCCTATGGCTGGGCTGACCTGGTGGTGTGCCGTGCAGGCGCGTTGACCATCAGTGAGCTGGCTGCCGCCGGTCTGCCCTCGATGCTGGTGCCTTTGCCCCACGCGATCGACGATCACCAGACCCGCAACGCCGATTATTTGGCCCGTGAAGGCGCAGCCTTCCTGATGCCGCAAAGAACGACTGGTGCCGCGGACCTTGCCGCGCGCCTGACAGAGGTCTTGATGCAACCGCAACGACTCGAAGAAATGGCCCAAGCGGCCCGCCGTCTGGCGAAACCCGATGCCACCCGTAGCGTGGTCGATACCTGTCTGGAGGTGGTCCATGGTTGA